In Spea bombifrons isolate aSpeBom1 chromosome 5, aSpeBom1.2.pri, whole genome shotgun sequence, the sequence cccgtccttataacccgttatatccctcatattatatattatatactctccccccgtataactaatccagtccttataacccgttatatccctcatattatatattatatactctccccccgtataactaatcccgtccttataacccgttatatcctgtatattcctcatattatatactctccggccatataactaatcccgtccttataacccgttatatccctgtatattcctcatattatatattatatactctccggccgtataactaatcccgtccttataacccgttatatccctgtatattcctcatattatatattatatactctccggccgtataactaatcccgtccttataacccgttatatccctgtatattcctcatattatatattatatactctccggcccatataactaatcccgtccttataacccgttatatccctgtatattcctcataatatatattatatactctcccccccgtataactaatcccgtccttataacccgttatatcctgtatattcctcatattatatattatatactctccggcccatataactaattccatccttataacccgttatatccctgtatattcctcataatatatattatatactctcccccctgtataactaatcccgtccttataacccgttatatcctgtatattcctcatattatatattatatactctcccccctgtataactaatcccgtccttataacccgttatatcctgtatattcctcatattatatattatatactctctccggccgtataactaatcccgtccttataacctgttatatcctgtatattcctcatattacatATGGTCCAGCGTGAGGTAAATCCTTCCTCTCATCTATTAACTGTATGGATAGATtccatttatatagcgccagcagagtcCGTATAAGCAGGGCCAGTGAGAATAAAGACAATTTCAAGAGTTAATAAACATGGAGTCGCAAACAGCCCGGCTAAAGCCCCTGAAAAAGTGTCAGGGCCGCTGAAAACCTCGCAACCCGGGGCAAGCGGCGCTTCACCTGCTCCGTGAGGGTCATGGGGCAGGGGTCAGGGCTAATAACCCCTGCGCAGTGACGTCAGCTAGTCATTCTCCGGGCTGGCGTCCGGCACCGCCCCTTACGGCCACGCGCCGCTCTGCATGCCGATCGGCATTTGCAAGCCCCGCCCTCTCCCGTGCGGTGTGTTTGGCGGTACACTGGCTCCGCCCCTTTCGTAGCTTCCGGTCAGGTCGCCATTTTGTGATTTCGCTTAGCCTGTGTCGGGATCGAGGTTACCGGCGCCTGCGGGAGGAGGGGCCTCCAGGCCCGCAGTGGGATACGGGGGTCCAGCATGGCTCTTGCTAAGGTGTGTGCGTGGCCCGCGGAGCTTTCCATCTATTCTGTGCCGGGCACCTGGGTACAGCGACATGCGTGTGCCGGAGGTCCGTCCGGGTGTGAAGCTGAGCTGCAGAGCTTGCAGTCTCCCCTCCGGGGGATCAGCGCGGGGTTATATAGAGCCGGTGAGCACGAGGCCCTGCATGTACACGCAAGGCCGGGGCCGCAGAGCTCACAGTCTGGCCTGTCCCCGAAGCATGAGGCTCTGTGTGTACAGAGTATATGGTCTGGGCCGCAGAGCTGACAGTCAGGGCTGTCCCCGTAGCAGAGGGGTTTGCATTCTGCATCTCTCTTTGTTCCCAGTGCTGTGCCAAGAGGTGCTGCTGACCGTATGACAGGGCTCTGTCTGTGCGCGCGGTGCTGTGCGCCCCGGGGGTCTCTGTGTACCTGGTGCTGTGCGCCCGGGGTGGGGGGCTCTGTCTGTGCGTCCCATCAAACATAAACATTGGAGTTTATTCACGGGGCCTCGGCTGGATGTGTGTAGTGTGAGTGGGGTCTGTGCGCTGAGGGAGCGTAACCCCAAGCGTGTCGGGCAATGGGGGGGGTGTATGCCCCAACATAAGCGCTagatttactgagagggtggtggataagtggaacagcctccccgtATAAGAGAGTATCTACAGCGGGATAAGTGagtagacgggggggggggggcgtgtcTTGTGTATAAACCGATCGAGGTGGTAAATCGTGTGGCGCTGTGGGCTCCGTCCTGTGCGTTCTCACATGAGCGGCTTCCCGGCGCTGCTGGTCCGTGGATGATGACACTTCTCCTTTATGTTTCAGGGGCCGATGAAGTTTAATGATGTCGCTGTGCTGTTCACGGAGGAGGAGTGGAGTATACTAAGTGACCAACAGAGGGCGCTCTACATGGAAGTGATGAAGGAGAACTACGAGCACTTCATCTTCCTGGGCAAGTCCTTTCCCCGTCTAATACACGCGTGTAACATGTTATCCGCTCGGAACCTGCCCGCCAGCACCCCGCGCTCCTAAACACGCTAACCCTGTAATGTGACAAATTTAGGTGTATTGGGGTATTTGGAGTGGTTGGAGCTTTTGGTCCAGGTGGCTGGGCCTGtccaacgcccccccccccccccgttccccTCAAAGGAACATTCCATGAGTCCCTAAAAACTAACTAGGCCATTAGAAGAAAAGTGTCCCTTTCCACCCCGGGGGTAAATAGCATTCACTCTCCATATTACCAACCCCCGTTGCTTTTGTATTGCGTGTAACAATCGGGGGGACGTCTTCTGTGTTGGATTTCGCGCTCTCCTCCGTTCCGGGTCATCCCGTTGGGGGCCGCTGGGGTCGGGTTCTGTGCGGTGAGCTGAAGGGGACATCCCAAGAGATTTTGGACGATGCTCGGCTTCACGCTTTGTGGGGGCAGTTTGGGGGAAACCCTTTTCCGCCCCAGCGTGACGGCGCCCAGCGCACACAGCCAGCTCCATAAACACGCGGCTGGAGGAAAggaacttggccggccgcacagagccccgacaatgtttaatgtctgtgtatttagaatgtgatgtcatcataaccCCTGCGGGGGTAACGGTCAGCCGTCCCGATACATATTGTGTAACCGGTGGCCACACGCAGGGAAGTTCCACCAATGAAAGAAGTACATTATATACGTTGTGTACAATATATACGCTAAATACCCTATAacagatgggggggggcatttagtGTTGGGGGTCGTGGATACGTTGTTTCGCTCTCTCGTTACTATAATTGCTACTTTGTATCGCTGACCACGAAGTGATGCAGTTTCTCgtttctattattatatacccTGAACGTTGTTCTATgcgcagtcatttttttctctcccctcccccattgCTTTTGAAATGTCCTCAGCGGCAGGGGTTTTGTGCGTAACACGCAGGGGACATCCGTGTAACAGAGATCCGTCTTTAACCCCTCGTTCTGCTTCCCACGCACAGGTTACGAGGTGCCCGTCATCTTGTCGTTGCTGCAGGACTCCAGCAGGCAGTTGATTGGATCCGGTTCCCGCTCCTCTGCTCTCATTCCTTTAGCTGGCCGAGGTAAGAGAGCCCCTAACCTGCGAGGGTCCGGCTTTAATCCCCCATCGGTAGTATCTGTCACCTTCTTGGTGGCATACGCCCCTAATTTGCACCATTGTTGCACTTTAACCTCTCGtggatgttaaccccttcagtccacTTTCTAGCGTCTCTGACgctacacaggagatcaggctgcCGTTTGTCTGCCTGGACCCTCCCTGCCGTTCCTGGCCGGTCGTCTGTAATGTGAGCAGCGGTTAGCCGTTATATTAGGAATTGGCGGGATCAGCATTACTTTACGGGAGATGTCATTGCTGATGTCACTGCTGATGTCATCGGAGGGAGGATTTCCCCTGCAtggtctgtctagaccctgctggaaATCAGATCGCTCCCCCTACTGGCTGATCACGCGCGGTGCGTATCTGtgggagaagagagggggaaatAATTGGcgggagaaaaaaatctattaaaatattcagtaaTGTGAGCCATGTCTGTCCATATAACTCCGATAAGActgtaaaaaatctaaaataagagaaatatattaaaaaaccaACCCTTTCATCCCGTTTCCCTGTCTCTACATGTAAAAGTTTGACTCCTGCCTCGGCTCAGCACCCAAAGCCGGCGAACTATAGCAACTATAACAAACACGAGCCGGGGGTGTCTGTAATCCGGGGAAGTTGCCATCATGTTTGGTCATTAAACAGAGGCACCTAAAGTGTAGAAAAATTGCACAAAAGCTTTCTGCGCACCAGCAGTTACTGTTTGCACGTTTCTGtggtttaaaggaaaaaaaatttaacaaaaatgtaataaacacaGAAAAGGAGAATCTGCCGTTATCGTAGAAATCTGGGGACTTATTAGGATTTCTTTTTTAGAAGCTGGGCGTTCGGATCAGTGGGACTGCCGTTAAATATagggttaaagggttaatttccgCACTTCCGTGTGCTTGCAGCTCATTTACccgtttttgtgtgtttttcagtctctgctgccagcCTGCAGTCTAATGGGAAGAGTCACTCGGAAAGCATCGCTGCCGGACCCCAGGAAACCGCCGCCGACAGCCTGCAGAACGGGGGGGACAGCAGCCACGACGAGAACCACGGCGACCTCTCCCCTCCGCCGCATAACCGCAACCTCCGGAAGCGCCGGCAGTACTTCTGCTCGGAGTGTGAGAGCTGCTTCAAACACAGCTCTGCGCTGGAAGCCCACCGCCGCATCCACAACGGGGACAAACCCCACCAGTGTGACGTCTGCAAAGAAACCTTCTCGTACCGGTCCGCCCTCATCGTGCACCGCAGGCAGCACCCGGTACCGGAACCGCCGCACAACGCGCAGATTGTGACTCCGGCTATGACTGCGCTCGTCGCCAAACCTTTACTGGCGGTCGGCGGCGCTCCAGCCATCACCTTAACCGTTCGGGACGTGCCCACCATAACGCCGAGCGAAACCACGAACTCTCACGGCATCCCATCGGTAGGGGAGAAGCCTCTGAAATGCCTGTACTGCGACAAGCGCTTCAACGACCCGGCGATCCTGGAAGCCCACCACCGCATACACACCGGCAAGCTGGCGTACCCCTGCACCATGTGCGAGGCCAGCTTCTCCAAGCCCTCGCTGCTTGCGGCTCACAACAACACGCACAAGGAAGGCAAGCCGTTCCAGTGCGACCAGTGCGACAAAAACTTCAATGACCAGACGCTGCTCGTCGCCCACAAACGGACGCACACGGGCGACAAGCCGCACCGCTGCAGCCACTGCAAGAAGTGGTTCCTCAACCGCGCCGCCCTGGTGTCCCACGAGGAATGTCACGTGAAGGTCAAACCGTACAAGTGCAGGCACTGCGACAAAAGCTTCAACGACAAGTCCCTGCTCGTCACCCACGAAGGCGTGCACACGGACACCAAACCCCTGAAGTGCACGCAGTGCAGCGAGAGCTTCTTCCTGCGGACGCAGCTCATCGCTCACCAGCTCATCCACGAGAGCGAGAAGCCCTTCCCCTGCAGCCAGTGCGACCGGCGCTTCAACAAGAAGGAGACGCTGCTGGCCCACATCCGCGTCCACAACCTGCAGACCACACAACAGACGGCGAAGCCGCGGCGGCAGTGACACCGCGTCCGTGCGAACAGTGCCTTCACGGGGTTAAATATCACAGGGCCCCGGGGCTGCGCTTTCCAGCTCCACCtcagcatgcatttttttttacattttttttgcccccTGTCCGTGTTCCGTTACCCCCGTGTCTGAGTTAATAAAACGCCCGAAGGCTTCATTGTTCTTGGATTTGGTGCCGAGACGTTCTCTCTCCCCGTGTGACTACGCTTCCGGGAGCCACGTCTGCCGCGGGGCCCCAATTGGTGtcttaaatatttccatttaggtaaaaactttattttacaaGCCCGTCGGGGGGGCCTGGAAGCGCCCTCTCTCCGGGATCGTCCACCGGGGCCGCGGGAtatgtatgtaactatgtaacagtgAAGCGGCTGAGGGCCGGCTCTCCCGTGGGTCCCCGTTTAGTGGATTTAACATCTCTGTTGGGTTTTACTTGGTGGTTTGGGGGTTCTGGGGCCGTCTGGGGATATTTTAGCTTTCatatttgaattttttattaaatgtagaaTCCAACAAAGCCCCGATATTAACCCATCGTGGGAAGCGAGGTTTGTTTTGTGTAGAAACTAAACTAATTAAACTTTTATGGCGCTCGGGCAGCAAATAATCGCATTAAAACTGGAACCATTGGGGGGGTTTGTGCCCAGACCGCCGAGGCAGCCCTGTCATCGGATAATAAACATTCTGCTGGCTGCCTGTGTGCCAGGCCGGGAAGTTACACGTCGGGTGCGCCAAGGATTGCGGTCCCTGCCACGCAGTGATAGAAAAGGTTCCACGACGCAAACCGATCGCCAGACCAGGgcatttattccccccccccgggcagTTTGGTGCCGCCGCGCCCGTTCTGTGACGCGCTTTGTCCATCCTGTGGATGGGGTTTCTGTATTTACGGTGAAACGGAATAAATATTTTGCAGAACGTTTGCTTTTGTTCATCTCTGTGCGGACGGTTTGGGGGCTGCTGGGGTCTCTGTTCTGCCTCATCCTCTGACCCCCTTCTGAGGTGATTTTATACACCCTGCGGTTCCCCGCATGCTCTGCGGAGCTCGGCGCCATGTGTGTGGTGCTGCTGAGTGCTCCGTGTGACCCCCCCTTCACTGCATTAACGGCCCCCGTGTGACCCCTCATTCTCTGCAGTAACGGACACCGTGTGACCCCCCCGTTGTTCCTTTCCGTCTCCCGCCGATCACGTTGAACCGCAGCCGGAAGTTTCGTTGACGTCACGTCCGCTAGCGAGCGCTGATCCCGGAAAGTGAGAGCGGATCACGTGACCGCGATATCGAGGCTCTTcattgtggggggaaaaagcgaGGCATATCGCGATATTGGGGTCCGGGCTGACAGGATCGGCGCCCGGGAAACGGTATGTGAGAGACGGGAACTGATATGTCTGTGTGAACGTGTGCGCGTGCATGGAGtgttgtttgtatatatgttgtgCGTATTAGTGTGTCTTTATATGTGTGTGCTAGtggtgtgtatgtattgtatatgtgtgtatatgtgtattgg encodes:
- the LOC128496436 gene encoding zinc finger protein 250-like isoform X2, producing MALAKGPMKFNDVAVLFTEEEWSILSDQQRALYMEVMKENYEHFIFLGYEVPVILSLLQDSSRQLIGSGSRSSALIPLAGRVSAASLQSNGKSHSESIAAGPQETAADSLQNGGDSSHDENHGDLSPPPHNRNLRKRRQYFCSECESCFKHSSALEAHRRIHNGDKPHQCDVCKETFSYRSALIVHRRQHPVPEPPHNAQIVTPAMTALVAKPLLAVGGAPAITLTVRDVPTITPSETTNSHGIPSVGEKPLKCLYCDKRFNDPAILEAHHRIHTGKLAYPCTMCEASFSKPSLLAAHNNTHKEGKPFQCDQCDKNFNDQTLLVAHKRTHTGDKPHRCSHCKKWFLNRAALVSHEECHVKVKPYKCRHCDKSFNDKSLLVTHEGVHTDTKPLKCTQCSESFFLRTQLIAHQLIHESEKPFPCSQCDRRFNKKETLLAHIRVHNLQTTQQTAKPRRQ
- the LOC128496436 gene encoding zinc finger protein 250-like isoform X1, which gives rise to MRVPEVRPGVKLSCRACSLPSGGSARGYIEPGPMKFNDVAVLFTEEEWSILSDQQRALYMEVMKENYEHFIFLGYEVPVILSLLQDSSRQLIGSGSRSSALIPLAGRVSAASLQSNGKSHSESIAAGPQETAADSLQNGGDSSHDENHGDLSPPPHNRNLRKRRQYFCSECESCFKHSSALEAHRRIHNGDKPHQCDVCKETFSYRSALIVHRRQHPVPEPPHNAQIVTPAMTALVAKPLLAVGGAPAITLTVRDVPTITPSETTNSHGIPSVGEKPLKCLYCDKRFNDPAILEAHHRIHTGKLAYPCTMCEASFSKPSLLAAHNNTHKEGKPFQCDQCDKNFNDQTLLVAHKRTHTGDKPHRCSHCKKWFLNRAALVSHEECHVKVKPYKCRHCDKSFNDKSLLVTHEGVHTDTKPLKCTQCSESFFLRTQLIAHQLIHESEKPFPCSQCDRRFNKKETLLAHIRVHNLQTTQQTAKPRRQ